From Synoicihabitans lomoniglobus, the proteins below share one genomic window:
- a CDS encoding zinc-binding dehydrogenase, with amino-acid sequence MKAHAVVFTAPGKVEFRAVECPEPGPEDVVIELTHSWISNGTEGSFLRGERLAGDTARRTGDPSPFPIIAGYQKVGMVTAVGAAVRDHHVGDRVFAVMSQVEGMFDRHAGHVSPSVCHQSFVHRLPDGGASEDYSGMVLTQVGYNCGTRPRIEPGELAVVVGDGLVGQWTGQTLKQRGARVIMTGRHEDRLAKFTEGGWGQAIKVTGDGAAEIAALGLGEVAVMVDTVGDARLFDAYLPLMQHGGTMVSAGFYGTADAIEIQRFRYREIAFDLVAGITAPRVDATIQWVAEGKLDTAGLITHRFPVEAAAEAWALIESKREPVLGVILEWKART; translated from the coding sequence ATGAAAGCCCATGCCGTTGTGTTTACCGCTCCGGGGAAAGTTGAGTTCCGCGCCGTCGAGTGCCCGGAGCCCGGCCCCGAAGATGTTGTTATCGAACTGACCCACTCGTGGATCAGTAACGGGACCGAAGGCTCGTTTTTGCGGGGCGAGCGTCTGGCGGGTGACACCGCGCGCCGGACCGGCGACCCGTCACCGTTTCCCATCATTGCGGGCTATCAGAAGGTCGGTATGGTTACCGCCGTCGGCGCGGCGGTGCGCGATCACCACGTAGGCGATCGCGTATTTGCGGTGATGAGTCAGGTCGAGGGCATGTTCGATCGCCATGCGGGCCACGTGTCGCCGTCGGTTTGCCATCAAAGTTTTGTGCACCGGCTGCCCGACGGCGGCGCCAGCGAGGACTATTCAGGCATGGTGTTGACTCAGGTCGGCTACAACTGCGGCACACGTCCGCGCATCGAACCTGGTGAATTGGCGGTCGTGGTCGGCGATGGCTTGGTGGGCCAATGGACGGGGCAAACCCTGAAGCAGCGTGGCGCACGCGTCATCATGACCGGACGTCACGAGGATCGTTTGGCGAAGTTCACCGAAGGAGGTTGGGGCCAGGCCATCAAAGTCACCGGTGACGGCGCCGCCGAGATTGCCGCACTCGGCCTGGGCGAAGTCGCGGTCATGGTCGACACGGTCGGTGACGCCCGACTCTTCGACGCCTACCTGCCGCTCATGCAGCACGGGGGCACAATGGTCTCGGCGGGCTTTTACGGCACCGCCGACGCCATTGAAATTCAACGCTTCCGTTATCGGGAAATCGCCTTCGATCTGGTGGCAGGCATCACCGCTCCCCGAGTGGATGCCACGATCCAGTGGGTCGCGGAGGGCAAGCTGGATACCGCCGGTTTGATCACTCACCGTTTTCCGGTCGAGGCAGCCGCCGAAGCATGGGCGTTGATTGAATCCAAACGTGAGCCCGTGCTGGGAGTGATTTTGGAATGGAAGGCCCGCACATGA